The Fusarium keratoplasticum isolate Fu6.1 chromosome 8, whole genome shotgun sequence genome includes a region encoding these proteins:
- a CDS encoding HET domain-containing protein: MGDLLKNNFSRPRNPKERLILKIHARDLDPPAHAGTETSGQRRPMGRFGTVVIFFAAVCEHEDLLKKPGGRSEIYVLPPSYPKLNERTLDWDSVTISSKSEAGLAQVKSWFDSCANGHTKCGNFSRLVAQKGELPSRFLDVSGGTIKLECRPSVLKCVRYTTLSHSWGKDPSLCPQLKQALLESFKTRIPETGLPAKYLDAIRITRYLGFRYIWIDSLCIIQDSEEDWKKESLKMASVYGRTSCNISYIYPPLDEGQKRFLRDPRLDLPCKIWPTLSQTKGKQKTGKTSKYVLVQNAPGWIGSGWASMTQDDLWPLLSRGWVFQERILCPRNVYYGGPRLLWECCEGVKDELLGHPVNVSRSKQDFYSIFSGFETILHGVDQFETFNGQWHGLVQEYRLRDLTFEKDRAIAFAGVAKAIQNKTKLTYLAGMWKEFADLQLLWSIDHTPETRELCRKEWKSRPDYIPSWSWFSVPRTPDPLSERDAVSFQITMEMYTQLRHATYRAQVVSFNHPKLGFWPWRDQDVLFHDFQGLSITLRTRKVPATLQWDDDTLRILPFGRHELGESAWDPKMAMVYVHDDVSVTPGCPLPSDIYMILLLKEAWYMGAGREYSYQPSGKQKHGDYGNGRTMWQYTGLSVVRSETNNGRSCWKRVGIFFFADRVTGLKNITTPFAKEGIRDEDVVLV, translated from the exons ATGGGTGACCTGTTGAAAAACAACTTCAGTCGTCCGCGTAATCCAAAGGAACGCCTCATACTTAAGATTCATGCGAGGGATTTAGATCCGCCGGCGCACGCAGGGACAGAAACATCTGGTCAACGTCGCCCAAT GGGACGATTTGGCACGGTTGTCATATTCTTCGCAGCTGTTTGTGAGCACGAGGATCTACTCAAAAAGCCTGGTGGCCGCAGTGAGATATATGTCCTTCCGCCTTCCT ACCCGAAACTCAACGAGAGAACGCTGGACTGGGATTCTGTCACCATCTCATCTAAGAGtgaggctgggctggcacAAGTCAAGAGTTGGTTTGACAGCTGTGCTAATGGCCACACAAAGTGTGGTAACTTTTCCCGCTTGGTAGCTCAGAAGGGCGAACTACCCTCCCGCTTCCTTGATGTCAGTGGCGGGACTATAAAACTAGAATGCAGACCGTCTGTCCTCAAATGTGTGCGATATACAACACTCAGTCACAGCTGGGGTAAGGATCCGTCGTTATGCCCCCAGCTCAAGCAAGCCCTTCTGGAAAGCTTCAAAACCAGGATTCCGGAGACTGGACTGCCCGCAAAGTATCTGGATGCAATTCGAATCACTAGGTATTTGGGCTTTCGGTACATCTGGATCGACTCATTGTGCATCATCCAAGACTCCGAGGAAGATTGGAAGAAGGAATCACTCAAGATGGCATCCGTTTATGGACGGACGAGCTGCAACATATCATACATCTACCCCCCTCTCGACGAAGGACAGAAGAGATTTCTACGTGATCCTCGGTTGGACCTGCCTTGCAAGATATGGCCCACGCTTTCGCAGACAAAGGGCAAGCAAAAGACCGGAAAGACGTCCAAATATGTCCTGGTTCAAAACGCCCCTGGATGGATAGGCTCAGGCTGGGCATCCATGACACAAGACGACCTCTGGCCTCTACTATCTCGAGGGTGGGTATTTCAAGAACGAATTCTCTGTCCGCGAAACGTTTACTATGGAGGCCCTCGATTACTCTGGGAGTGTTGCGAAGGGGTTAAGGACGAACTACTTGGACACCCAGTCAATGTATCCCGATCAAAGCAGGACTTTTACTCGATATTCTCGGGTTTTGAGACTATCCTCCATGGTGTTGACCAGTTTGAAACATTCAACGGTCAGTGGCATGGCCTGGTTCAAGAATACCGGCTAAGAGACCTTACGTTCGAGAAAGATCGAGCCATAGCCTTTGCTGGGGTGGCCAAGGCCATACAGAACAAGACGAAACTCACATATCTCGCTGGAATGTGGAAAGAGTTTGCCGACCTACAACTATTGTGGTCTATTGATCACACTCCGGAAACAAGAGAGCTTTGTCGGAAAGAGTGGAAGAGCAGGCCGGATTATATCCCTTCCTGGTCTTGGTTTTCTGTTCCTCGAACTCCGGATCCTCTCTCAGAACGAGACGCCGTGAGCTTCCAGATCACCATGGAGATGTACACACAGCTACGACATGCAACCTATCGGGCGCAAGTAGTATCATTCAATCATCCCAAGCTTGGATTCTGGCCTTGGAGAGACCAGGATGTTCTCTTCCATGACTTCCAAGGTCTCTCGATTACACTCAGAACACGAAAAGTACCAGCTACGCTTCAGTGGGACGACGACACTCTTCGAATCTTGCCATTTGGGCGTCATGAGCTGGGAGAATCTGCCTGGGATCCAAAGATGGCCATGGTATATGTGCATGACGATGTCAGTGTGACTCCTGGGTGTCCTCTTCCCAGCGATATATATatgatcttgttgttgaaggaagCGTGGTATATGGGAGCCGGGAGAGAATACTCATATCAGCCTTCTGGGAAGCAAAAGCACGGCGACTATGGCAATGGAAGAACTATGTGGCAGTACACGGGGCTTTCAGTAGTCCGTTCAGAGACCAACAatggaagaagctgctggaagCGTGTCGgaattttcttttttgcaGACAGGGTAACAGGCCTAAAAAATATCACAACGCCGTTCGCGAAGGAGGGTATTAGGGACGAGGACGTGGTGTTGGTCTAG
- a CDS encoding Protein kinase domain-containing protein, with the protein MVDSTEDVELTIVGMNGGDDESADVTFEYNHTRITLFLFASPNRPGENLEDRMIRLVNEAIFADEEEYDAITDQIYDVILDVGRIPFSQIAPLSNTAPSKDLHSLLYPGTLDYRLQTIDGKATIFPIQPEESVSVPNPGPNPEVVMKFQTIKSIPRYSSRDVHVQEVLVSGYGTVCKARVGPQTMLCKAHSQGLENPRLERELVAMQKIWNTCKSPAANIRVPRLQGYVTFADSREIIGLLRDWVRSSSYGSTLRDMDISAIPKELKKKWSDQIRETVDKLHELGVVWGDGKASKVVVDQENNIWLIDFAGGWTEGWVNEELSDAVDGDNEAVTNITKFLGVEE; encoded by the coding sequence ATGGTCGACTCCACAGAAGATGTCGAGCTCACAATCGTTGGCATGAACGGTGGTGACGATGAATCCGCCGACGTCACCTTTGAGTACAATCACACACGAATCACTTTGTTCCTCTTTGCAAGCCCTAATCGACCCGGAGAGAACCTCGAGGATCGAATGATCCGTCTCGTGAACGAGGCTATCTTTGCTGACGAAGAAGAATACGATGCCATCACTGATCAAATCTACGATGTTATCCTTGATGTTGGACGAATCCCTTTCTCACAAATTGCACCCTTGAGCAACACCGCGCCCAGCAAGGATTTGCATTCACTTCTGTACCCTGGGACTCTCGACTATCGTCTCCAGACCATCGATGGAAAGGCAACCATCTTTCCTATCCAGCCAGAGGAGTCGGTTTCCGTCCCCAATCCTGGGCCGAATCCTGAGGTTGTGATGAAATTCCAGACCATCAAATCGATACCCCGATACTCATCCAGGGACGTTCATGTCCAAGAAGTTCTTGTCAGCGGCTATGGCACCGTATGCAAGGCTCGTGTTGGGCCCCAAACCATGCTCTGTAAGGCTCACAGCCAAGGGCTGGAAAACCCAAGGCTTGAACGAGAGCTGGTCGCCATGCAAAAAATATGGAATACTTGCAAGAGCCCTGCTGCGAATATCCGCGTCCCTCGCCTCCAAGGATATGTCACATTTGCGGATTCAAGAGAGATCATCGGTCTATTACGCGATTGGGTTCGATCAAGTTCTTACGGCAGCACCCTACGGGATATGGATATTTCAGCTATACCaaaggagctgaagaagaagtggTCGGATCAGATACGCGAGACGGTAGATAAGTTACATGAGCTTGGTGTGGTTTGGGGTGACGGCAAGGCGTCTAAGGTCGTCGTCGATCAAGAGAACAATATCTGGctcatcgactttgccggTGGGTGGACTGAGGGATGGGTAAACGAGGAGCTTTCTGATGCCGTGGATGGTGATAATGAAGCCGTCACAAACATCACAAAGTTCTTGGGTGTGGAGGAATAA
- a CDS encoding PARP catalytic domain-containing protein, translating into MSNVCLQCRYYPKDPTHTFCCKDCARKAANNAPSLIEIPSDHVMYLNAASAFYEGWNGTPPPIRIIYLVTWTRESRNEFEVYRDQIESRGNFIAMGKYAGNERKRFRGAERACTIGEDGNATMCYNGDCKLCEALREGFRPYLDLKRRTGYHGTRLGPGLYSTYDTSKAAKYAINKVPSHVHALMLCRVVLGNSYVTEHEMPYLQQPPHGYDSVYARPGPYSQFNTDERVVYTSRAMRPAYLIIY; encoded by the exons ATGTCCAACGTCTGCTTGCAATGTCGCTATTACCCCAAAGACCCGACACATACCTTTTGTTGCAAAGATTGCGCTAGAAAGGCTGCCAACAATGCCCCAAGCCTGATTGAGATTCCAAGTGACCATGTCATGTACCTCAACG CCGCTTCCGCCTTTTACGAGGGCTGGAACGGAACGCCACCACCTATCCGGATCATCTACCTAGTCACCTGGACCCGAGAGTCTCGTAATGAGTTTGAGGTGTACCG TGACCAAATCGAGAGCCGTGGAAACTTTATCGCCATGGGCAAGTATGCAGGCAACGAGCGGAAACGGTTCCGTGGTGCCGAGAGAGCTTGCACTAttggcgaggatggcaacGCCACAATGTGCTACAACGGTGATTGTAAGCTTTGTGAGGCGCTTCGAGAAGGATTCAGACCATATCTGGACCTCAAACGCCGTACTGGATA CCACGGCACCAGGCTAGGCCCTGGACTCTATTCAACCTACGACACGTCCAA GGCTGCAAAATACGCCATCAACAAAGTTCCCTCCCATGTCCATGCGTTGATGCTCTGCCGAGTCGTGCTAGGGAATTCGTACGTTACAGAGCACGAGATGCCTTATCTCCAACAACCGCCACATGGATATGACTCG GTTTACGCGAGGCCGGGGCCGTACAGTCAGTTCAACACGGATGAACGTGTTGTTTATACATCACGAGCCATGCGACCGGCGTATTTGATCATCTACTAG
- a CDS encoding CinA domain-containing protein, whose protein sequence is MAVEPKYVERTSETVRDVAADVIRLLKKAGETVGVAESLTGGGIMATITSVSGASSVFRGGIVSYATPLKQHLLKVDGGLIAQHGVIHEDVAQQMAAGARTATSTDTPTTWGIGTTGVAGPDSQDGKPVGMVFIGIASPEQARGLGPFHFPGDRDQVRQATILEALAQLRKELLARERN, encoded by the coding sequence ATGGCAGTCGAGCCCAAGTACGTCGAGCGAACCTCCGAGACCGTCCGCGATGTCGCTGCGGACGTGATCCGGCTCCTCAAGAAAGCCGGAGAGACAGTCGGTGTAGCTGAATCGTTGACCGGCGGAGGAATCATGGCAACAATCACCTCTGTGTCTGGAGCGAGCTCCGTTTTCCGAGGCGGTATCGTCTCTTATGCGACACCTCTCAAGCAGCATCTCCTCAAGGTGGACGGAGGCCTCATTGCCCAGCACGGCGTCATTCACGAAGACGTGGCTCAGCAGATGGCGGCTGGTGCGCGGACCGCAACCAGCACAGACACACCAACGACATGGGGTATCGGTACGACGGGTGTTGCGGGGCCGGATTCACAGGACGGAAAGCCGGTGGGCATGGTGTTTATCGGTATCGCCAGCCCCGAACAGGCCCGAGGACTAGGTCCGTTCCATTTCCCAGGCGATCGGGACCAGGTCCGACAGGCAACCATTTTGGAGGCACTGGCTCAGCTGCGAAAGGAACTACTTGCGAGGGAGAGAAACTAA